A window of the Lagenorhynchus albirostris chromosome 1, mLagAlb1.1, whole genome shotgun sequence genome harbors these coding sequences:
- the ASB13 gene encoding ankyrin repeat and SOCS box protein 13 isoform X1, whose translation METRAADGSFLGDLGAVLEQEVGGCGPVLKMLVEGWKRREIRCSCFWVERTPVHEAAQRGETRQLQQLIESGACVNQVMVDSITPLHAASLQGQAQCVQLLLAAGAQVDARNIDGSTPLCDACASGSIECVKLLLSHGAKVNPPLYTASPLHEACMSGSSECVRLLIDVGANLEAHDCHFGTPLHVACAREHLDCVKMLLNAGANVNAAKLHETALHHAAKVKNVDLIEMLIQFGGNIYARDNRGRKPSDYTWSSSASAKCLEHYEKTPLSLSQLCRVSLRRAAGVRGLEKIARLNIPPRLIDYLSYN comes from the exons ATGGAGACCCGTGCCGCAGACGGCAGCTTCCTGGGCGACTTGG GCGCTGTGCTGGAACAGGAGGTCGGCGGCTGCGGTCCTGTCCTAAAGATGCTCGTGGAAGGATGGAAGAGGCGTGAAATCAGGTGCAGCT GTTTCTGGGTGGAGCGCACCCCCGTGCACGAGGCAGCCCAGCGGGGGGAGACACGGCAGCTGCAGCAGCTGATCGAGAGCGGGGCCTGCGTCAACCAGGTCATGGTGGACTCCATCACGCCCCTGCACGCGGCCAGCCTGCAGGGCCAGGCGCAGTGCGTGCAGCTGCTGCTGGCCGCCGGGGCCCAG GTGGACGCCCGCAACATCGATGGCAGCACCCCGCTCTGTGACGCCTGTGCCTCGGGCAGCATCGAGTGCGTGAAGCTCCTGCTCTCCCACGGGGCCAAGGTCAACCCGCCCCTGTACACGGCATCCCCGCTGCACGAGGCCTGCATGAGCG GAAGTTCTGAGTGTGTGAGGCTTCTTATTGACGTTGGGGCCAACCTGGAAGCGCACGACTGCCACTTTGGGACCCCTCTGCACGTGGCCTGCGCCCGGGAGCATCTGGACTGCGTCAAAATGCTGCTCAACGCAG GGGCCAACGTGAACGCGGCAAAGCTCCACGAGACGGCACTGCACCATGCAGCCAAGGTGAAGAACGTGGACCTCATCGAGATGCTCATCCAGTTTGGAGGCAACATCTATGCCCGGGACAACCGGGGGCGGAAGCCATCCGACTACACATGGAGCAGCAGTGCCTCCGCCAAGTGCCTGGAGCACTATGAGA AGACACCTCTGAGCCTGTCCCAGCTCTGCAGGGTGAGCCTGAGGAGGGCGGCTGGCGTCAGGGGGCTGGAGAAAATTGCCAGGTTGAACATCCCTCCCCGGCTCATTGACTACCTTTCCTACAACTGA
- the ASB13 gene encoding ankyrin repeat and SOCS box protein 13 isoform X3 — protein sequence MLVEGWKRREIRCSCFWVERTPVHEAAQRGETRQLQQLIESGACVNQVMVDSITPLHAASLQGQAQCVQLLLAAGAQVDARNIDGSTPLCDACASGSIECVKLLLSHGAKVNPPLYTASPLHEACMSGSSECVRLLIDVGANLEAHDCHFGTPLHVACAREHLDCVKMLLNAGANVNAAKLHETALHHAAKVKNVDLIEMLIQFGGNIYARDNRGRKPSDYTWSSSASAKCLEHYEKTPLSLSQLCRVSLRRAAGVRGLEKIARLNIPPRLIDYLSYN from the exons ATGCTCGTGGAAGGATGGAAGAGGCGTGAAATCAGGTGCAGCT GTTTCTGGGTGGAGCGCACCCCCGTGCACGAGGCAGCCCAGCGGGGGGAGACACGGCAGCTGCAGCAGCTGATCGAGAGCGGGGCCTGCGTCAACCAGGTCATGGTGGACTCCATCACGCCCCTGCACGCGGCCAGCCTGCAGGGCCAGGCGCAGTGCGTGCAGCTGCTGCTGGCCGCCGGGGCCCAG GTGGACGCCCGCAACATCGATGGCAGCACCCCGCTCTGTGACGCCTGTGCCTCGGGCAGCATCGAGTGCGTGAAGCTCCTGCTCTCCCACGGGGCCAAGGTCAACCCGCCCCTGTACACGGCATCCCCGCTGCACGAGGCCTGCATGAGCG GAAGTTCTGAGTGTGTGAGGCTTCTTATTGACGTTGGGGCCAACCTGGAAGCGCACGACTGCCACTTTGGGACCCCTCTGCACGTGGCCTGCGCCCGGGAGCATCTGGACTGCGTCAAAATGCTGCTCAACGCAG GGGCCAACGTGAACGCGGCAAAGCTCCACGAGACGGCACTGCACCATGCAGCCAAGGTGAAGAACGTGGACCTCATCGAGATGCTCATCCAGTTTGGAGGCAACATCTATGCCCGGGACAACCGGGGGCGGAAGCCATCCGACTACACATGGAGCAGCAGTGCCTCCGCCAAGTGCCTGGAGCACTATGAGA AGACACCTCTGAGCCTGTCCCAGCTCTGCAGGGTGAGCCTGAGGAGGGCGGCTGGCGTCAGGGGGCTGGAGAAAATTGCCAGGTTGAACATCCCTCCCCGGCTCATTGACTACCTTTCCTACAACTGA
- the ASB13 gene encoding ankyrin repeat and SOCS box protein 13 isoform X4 translates to MVPSFWVERTPVHEAAQRGETRQLQQLIESGACVNQVMVDSITPLHAASLQGQAQCVQLLLAAGAQVDARNIDGSTPLCDACASGSIECVKLLLSHGAKVNPPLYTASPLHEACMSGSSECVRLLIDVGANLEAHDCHFGTPLHVACAREHLDCVKMLLNAGANVNAAKLHETALHHAAKVKNVDLIEMLIQFGGNIYARDNRGRKPSDYTWSSSASAKCLEHYEKTPLSLSQLCRVSLRRAAGVRGLEKIARLNIPPRLIDYLSYN, encoded by the exons ATGGTTCCCA GTTTCTGGGTGGAGCGCACCCCCGTGCACGAGGCAGCCCAGCGGGGGGAGACACGGCAGCTGCAGCAGCTGATCGAGAGCGGGGCCTGCGTCAACCAGGTCATGGTGGACTCCATCACGCCCCTGCACGCGGCCAGCCTGCAGGGCCAGGCGCAGTGCGTGCAGCTGCTGCTGGCCGCCGGGGCCCAG GTGGACGCCCGCAACATCGATGGCAGCACCCCGCTCTGTGACGCCTGTGCCTCGGGCAGCATCGAGTGCGTGAAGCTCCTGCTCTCCCACGGGGCCAAGGTCAACCCGCCCCTGTACACGGCATCCCCGCTGCACGAGGCCTGCATGAGCG GAAGTTCTGAGTGTGTGAGGCTTCTTATTGACGTTGGGGCCAACCTGGAAGCGCACGACTGCCACTTTGGGACCCCTCTGCACGTGGCCTGCGCCCGGGAGCATCTGGACTGCGTCAAAATGCTGCTCAACGCAG GGGCCAACGTGAACGCGGCAAAGCTCCACGAGACGGCACTGCACCATGCAGCCAAGGTGAAGAACGTGGACCTCATCGAGATGCTCATCCAGTTTGGAGGCAACATCTATGCCCGGGACAACCGGGGGCGGAAGCCATCCGACTACACATGGAGCAGCAGTGCCTCCGCCAAGTGCCTGGAGCACTATGAGA AGACACCTCTGAGCCTGTCCCAGCTCTGCAGGGTGAGCCTGAGGAGGGCGGCTGGCGTCAGGGGGCTGGAGAAAATTGCCAGGTTGAACATCCCTCCCCGGCTCATTGACTACCTTTCCTACAACTGA
- the ASB13 gene encoding ankyrin repeat and SOCS box protein 13 isoform X2 → METRAADGSFLGDLGFWVERTPVHEAAQRGETRQLQQLIESGACVNQVMVDSITPLHAASLQGQAQCVQLLLAAGAQVDARNIDGSTPLCDACASGSIECVKLLLSHGAKVNPPLYTASPLHEACMSGSSECVRLLIDVGANLEAHDCHFGTPLHVACAREHLDCVKMLLNAGANVNAAKLHETALHHAAKVKNVDLIEMLIQFGGNIYARDNRGRKPSDYTWSSSASAKCLEHYEKTPLSLSQLCRVSLRRAAGVRGLEKIARLNIPPRLIDYLSYN, encoded by the exons ATGGAGACCCGTGCCGCAGACGGCAGCTTCCTGGGCGACTTGG GTTTCTGGGTGGAGCGCACCCCCGTGCACGAGGCAGCCCAGCGGGGGGAGACACGGCAGCTGCAGCAGCTGATCGAGAGCGGGGCCTGCGTCAACCAGGTCATGGTGGACTCCATCACGCCCCTGCACGCGGCCAGCCTGCAGGGCCAGGCGCAGTGCGTGCAGCTGCTGCTGGCCGCCGGGGCCCAG GTGGACGCCCGCAACATCGATGGCAGCACCCCGCTCTGTGACGCCTGTGCCTCGGGCAGCATCGAGTGCGTGAAGCTCCTGCTCTCCCACGGGGCCAAGGTCAACCCGCCCCTGTACACGGCATCCCCGCTGCACGAGGCCTGCATGAGCG GAAGTTCTGAGTGTGTGAGGCTTCTTATTGACGTTGGGGCCAACCTGGAAGCGCACGACTGCCACTTTGGGACCCCTCTGCACGTGGCCTGCGCCCGGGAGCATCTGGACTGCGTCAAAATGCTGCTCAACGCAG GGGCCAACGTGAACGCGGCAAAGCTCCACGAGACGGCACTGCACCATGCAGCCAAGGTGAAGAACGTGGACCTCATCGAGATGCTCATCCAGTTTGGAGGCAACATCTATGCCCGGGACAACCGGGGGCGGAAGCCATCCGACTACACATGGAGCAGCAGTGCCTCCGCCAAGTGCCTGGAGCACTATGAGA AGACACCTCTGAGCCTGTCCCAGCTCTGCAGGGTGAGCCTGAGGAGGGCGGCTGGCGTCAGGGGGCTGGAGAAAATTGCCAGGTTGAACATCCCTCCCCGGCTCATTGACTACCTTTCCTACAACTGA